The Culex quinquefasciatus strain JHB chromosome 2, VPISU_Cqui_1.0_pri_paternal, whole genome shotgun sequence genome contains the following window.
aagagatgTTATGCAAGTTAGTAAAAATACACCCTACCAGGCAGTTTCTCCAGCCCATTTTTGCACACCTCCAGCGCCGCCGTGGGTTGGTCGATCTTGATGTAGATCCGCGCCAACAGCAGCACCGTATCCGGATGGTACAGCTCGTTGAGGGCCGCCCTCAGGTAGTGTTCCGCCTCTCGCGGACTACCGGTAGCAATGAGGCAGCGTCCTTTCTGGGCGTTCCACCACCACAAACCTTCCCCATTAGTTCGCTTAAGGTTCAACACCGCATCGCACAGGGCCATCGCCTTGCGGATCTCCCCCTCGTGGTAGTACAGATACTGAAACAGTGGCTTCGAGATGGCATCCTTGTCGGCGTACTTGTCCGGATGGAGGCGTGAGATGTGAAACAGTGGCCCGGTTGGATCGCCCACGGCAAACATCGAGGCCGATCCGAGCCGTATGTTCCGCGCGGATCCTGCGGTTCTTGCGGTTTTCAGCGCGGTTTTATTGCCCAAAGTGGATCCCGGCCGTTGCAGCGAAAGCGTCCCCGGACGGGACTGCCAGATATCAAGGAAAAGGAAACGAAAAACCTCACATCAGTAGATCATTTTTAAAAGCCTATTAATATGATTTTGATTACAATGCCGGTAATTGGTCTGCCGGTGCCAGTCCGGGGCCGTGCACCAGCTGCCGTGGCCTTTCCTGCGGCAGAAGCTGCTGCGGTCGTCCGGATCGAGGTGCCTGGCCGCGGGGCCGTTGCGATGGTCTGCGTGTCCAAAATATCCTCTGCCATCGGGGGGAAGCATGAAAGAATGTGTATAATTTGAGGTGTAATttactaaaatgcattttcgcgTTTTCTCGCGCGCAGAGAGAAGGCAGATAGCCCTCGATGATGGACGGAACGGGCGAATTGCACAAACGGCTCGCTCGCTCGCTCGATGTGATGAGGAagaaataatcataaaaaattgGATGCAAAAAGGGCAATGCAACCGTGAGTTTGGATGGGGTGAAGAAAGTAAAAATGGGAGAAAAAgaagataaatgaaaaatacaaatgaaGGAAGTGACTCTAGAGTGGAGGCGAACCGGGGCAATCACTGCCAATAGGAGTTGGAGTCATGAGAAACTGGTGCAGACAAATGCATCATATCTATATAAATGTTATTAATTaacagtactttaaaaaaaatcagtgatttttgttaaacgagattgatttttaaatcattacgATTTGGCATTTGGAaatttagggggagagggggtaatatgcacccccggggcaaaatgcaccccctgcttttctcggtatttggaagaattttccgggggaaaaatcatagaaattggaggcttaacactgctaaaccatgctggacaaatttgagcatcgtggtatgaaaacagcttaagttatttgcaaaactttaaaatgttgtgttttcatctaattttcattgaattatgatttttgaacaatataaaaagcatttattgttattgtaagtgttgaggcatatttgttttgccataatcttcattattctgtagatagatgagtccaaaaacataaaaaatgcattttaaattaaatttcctgtaaaaagcgtggtcggggcaaaatgcaccgctgtgaagctcctttgtaaaaacagcggtgtcatctagtggtgactagtgaaaactgcttttagccggtgcattttgccccatgttgtggtgcattttgccccgttgttgtagtgcattttgccccaatgttgcggtgcatattgccccgcattgttgtttgaaatgaatcaaaaatatttttaagaaatctgttatttttaaacaattttgaggtttttaaagacttttttcacttgGATGACGTTGAATTATAGTTATTTATGAATTGCGAGTTGTTTGTGGCTTTCTCAGTCAATAAAACAGATCAAacgattttgttgtttgaaattgaaattgggcaatttcaaacaacaaaatcgtTTGATCTGTTTTATTGACTGAGAAAGCCACAAACAACTCGCAACAAGTGTACCAGTCGAAAACAACCCATAAAGTTATTTATGAACATCTAACGAAATTCTTTCACAGAAATgctgttatggttgagaaatcacagttttcccttagggggtgcatattaccccctgtccccctaaagagatttttgaataagCCCGGGCATTCATAAAAGTGATTCTAAGCACAAAGGAATGCATTATAAATTGAATTCAGTAATTTGCACCTTAATTTCCagaaattatgaagttttttggaaaaaaaatctttccccTGAGTATTCGGGCTGAGGAGGGGTGACGAGAACctctaataatattttcaacagcttaaaaaatcttaaattagactggttaataatttttttgagcgaaattaaaaactttaaatgggatttttttttcaaaacaatcaaataagtaaaaaaacaaGTCACCGCTTTCCAAGACAAAATGGTGGTCTTAGAAATTTGCTTATtatgaatttcatttttatttcctACTTTTCAGATATGATAtataatgtttccaaaatcgtcgaTATTTTTCCGAATTTGTTATTGGCAATGGTGTCATTATTGAGAACATTTACAacgaatcaacaaaaaaatgttgacgataTTTGAAACATTAATGTTTCCAAATTGGACAACATAGAGTTATCGGATTTGCATTCAGATTTTCTATCAGTGTGGTTTTGCCAAACTTTCCCTTGACTTAAGATGCTTAAATTTGGCGCagatttgtgtttttgatttgtattttttttacaagtttttcattcttttttattcatttcactttcaaaagttttgaagtTGTATtaatgcttttgaaaaaaatataaatcgttattttaaatatatttataaattttaaataattttctttaTAAAGAAAACTAGTCCATGACTTTTCTAGAGATCTCATAATGAAGGATTCCGAATGAGCTTCATATTATACATCGTTGCATATGTAGGTACGTAACGTGTTTATGATCactacagaaatatttttgtacttttattaggctgatcaaaaaatacctttaataaaaacctaaaaaataatgattaggCTTAAACTATGTCTACtatagtgatatttatgtacttataAGAAACCGGAATTCATAAAACTGTATTAAAACAAAATCCGAATCCATGATAAAACTTTtcattggataggttatcaagtggacgtcgtcgtgctatcttgtcgcacccgccatttcgaaaaaaaaagtttgaccttgaatgaacaaaaacgagagcacgcaatgcaaacaacaacaaacatgttttgtttggctgaccattatgtgcatagtcctaaagtttggttgaagttggttgctggagtcccgagttctaataacaaatgtttacggtagtataacttgtacgtgcgtcaaacgcgttctgaactGAAATCTCTTTGGGCAGTTGTCACActttcatcaattttcagggagtgacaagatagcacgacaagattgaaactacacAAAGAAAAGACCTTTTTAAAACGACAACTAAAAGATTGCTGGGATTCCTAACTGGTTAGTTCAAAAGAACACAGAGGCATAGAAAAGTAGGTATATGATTAGGAAAGAAACAGTGGCAGAGGGCTTGATTTTTGGTGCACAGgttcaaaaaatgatttcacaCTTATATTTTCTAAAGAGtaagtaaattttcaatttgaaccATGTAACTTTTAAAAAGCTCGAATAGGAGTATCTCTAGATCTAGGGAAAAGTTGAATGAAATAACAACAAGCCAGTTTAAATGTAAACGCAGATCGATATCGTTTTCAGGTCATTCCGTAAAGATGCCATGTTTATcagttcaataaaaataaaaatttacatgaataaATTATAAGCTGGCTGATCACACAACACACGAATCGAACCGATGCTCACAACACAACACGATACGATACGAAATCCCTCGGCGTTCACCTTCGTTCGCGTAACAAAAATGAgaagcaccaaaaaatatgcataaTAATAATCAAGATAAAACGAGAGTCTGCAGCAGCAGATGAGGAGTGCGCATAAATAAATTTCCGATACGAAAGTGCAGATAGTGCTGGGTGCTGGTTGCATGTTGCAATTCCTGCATCAAGGGGTGTAAATCAGAAGTGGGTTGGGTTGTTGCCACCGAGCTTACACACAGCGACTCCAGTGCTCTGGACAAGGACTCACCGGCCACGTCGTCGTCGGCCTCGATATCGTCGATGTACACTCGCTGGGTCATAGATCGCATCTTGAGCTCCCAAGGACCTTGATGAAGGGCAGCGTTGTGCTGCAGCAGCTCGTTGCACACCTCGATGCACTCATCATATTTCCGACGACGGAATAATGATACAGCTGCAAAAAATTTGTCCATTATGCAATTTTCTTCCCGGCGAGGCGAGGCTGTTGTGGTCTTCTTGGCACCGAGGTCTTCCCGGCGAAGGCTCCGGCGAGTCCGTTTCGCTTAATTTCGTTGTAAATTCTTCGCTTTTCGAACTCCGGGCCTTGGCAATCTCTCGCGCAATCTTTTATTATGGAATGGAATACTTTTGAGCCTGGTCGAACCACTTTTTGTGTTCGGGGTCCGCACAACTTCTTCCAGCACAAATGGACGTAAAGCAAAAATGTagatgttttaaatttgcaacttGTTCATTCTCTGTTGTGTTATTTTTggacgttgttgttgttgtcgatgTCCGTTTCGTCCAGCCAGCAACACATCCCAGCGAACGGATGGGCGATGAATTAATTCGAGGAACACCTCTTTGGCAGCATTATTTTCCTGTTTTGCTCGTCGTTTTAAAGTCGTTATTTGATTTTTCCTTTTGACTTAATTTCCTTCCGCCGTCAA
Protein-coding sequences here:
- the LOC6031868 gene encoding tetratricopeptide repeat protein 8, producing MDKFFAAVSLFRRRKYDECIEVCNELLQHNAALHQGPWELKMRSMTQRVYIDDIEADDDVAEDILDTQTIATAPRPGTSIRTTAAASAAGKATAAGARPRTGTGRPITGISRPGTLSLQRPGSTLGNKTALKTARTAGSARNIRLGSASMFAVGDPTGPLFHISRLHPDKYADKDAISKPLFQYLYYHEGEIRKAMALCDAVLNLKRTNGEGLWWWNAQKGRCLIATGSPREAEHYLRAALNELYHPDTVLLLARIYIKIDQPTAALEVCKNGLEKLPGDITLMTQQARVLELVGNLSASVRRYRHISQLDSMNTEALACIAVSYFYGNQPETALLYYRRILSMGAHSAELYCNIGLCCLYGGQLDLVFPCFQRAIRMATTAELKADVWYNLSFVAMTTGDVHLARRCLRLAIASNGSHGSALNNMAVMVARQKQYAKAKSYLVAAKAALPNCDEIKNNLEFIENFE